Proteins from a genomic interval of Hoplias malabaricus isolate fHopMal1 chromosome 13, fHopMal1.hap1, whole genome shotgun sequence:
- the dcaf7 gene encoding DDB1- and CUL4-associated factor 7 isoform X2: MSLHGKRKEIYKYEAPWTVYAMNWSVRPDKRFRLALGSFVEEYNNKVQLVGLDEESSEFVCRNTFDHPYPTTKIMWIPDTKGVYPDLLATSGDYLRIWRVNDTETRLECLLNNNKNSDFCAPLTSFDWNEVDPNLLGTSSIDTTCTIWGLETGQVLGRVNLVSGHVKTQLIAHDKEVYDIAFSRAGGGRDMFASVGADGSVRMFDLRHLEHSTIIYEDPQHHPLLRLCWNKQDPNYLATMAMDGMEVVILDVRVPCTPVARLNNHRACVNGIAWAPHSSCHICTAADDHQALIWDIQQMPRAIEDPILAYTAEGEINNVQWASTQPDWIAICYNNCLEILRV, translated from the exons ATGTCTCTACACGGTAAAAGGAAAGAGATTTATAAATATGAAGCTCCATGGACCGTATACGCGATGAACTGGAGCGTCAGACCTGACAAGCGCTTCAGACTGGCGCTCGGCAGCTTCGTGGAGGAATACAACAACAAG GTGCAGCTGGTTGGTCTAGATGAGGAGAGCTCTGAGTTTGTGTGCAGGAATACATTTGATCACCCGTACCCCACCACCAAGATCATGTGGATCCCAGACACTAAAGGAGTCTACCCAGACCTGCTGGCCACCAGTGGGGATTACCTGCGCATCTGGAGG GTGAACGACACAGAGACTCGTCTTGAATGCCTtctgaacaacaacaaaaactcaGACTTCTGTGCTCCTCTAACTTCCTTCGACTGGAACGAGGTCGACCCCAACCTTCTGG GCACCTCCAGTATTGACACCACCTGCACTATCTGGGGTCTAGAGACGGGGCAGGTGCTGGGAAGAGTAAACCTGGTCTCTGGTCACGTCAAGACTCAGCTCATTGCTCACGACAAGGAG GTGTATGACATAGCATTCAGTCGTGCTGGAGGAGGCAGGGATATGTTTGCGTCTGTGGGAGCAGATGGCTCTGTGCGTATGTTTGACCTCCGTCACCTGGAACACAGCACCATCATCTACGAGGACCCACAGCACCACCCACTGCTCCGCCTCTGCTGGAACAAACAGGACCCCAACTACCTGGCCACCATGGCCATGGACGGCATGGAG GTGGTGATTCTGGACGTGCGTGTGCCGTGTACACCAGTGGCTCGGCTCAACAATCACCGTGCGTGTGTGAACGGCATCGCATGGGCTCCACATTCGTCTTGCCACATCTGTACTGCAG cggacGATCACCAGGCACTAATCTGGGACATCCAGCAGATGCCACGAGCGATCGAGGACCCCATCCTGGCGTACACGGCTGAGGGGGAGATCAACAACGTCCAGTGGGCGTCCACTCAGCCCGACTGGATTGCCATCTGCTACAACAACTGCTTGGAGATCCTGCGGGTTTAA
- the dcaf7 gene encoding DDB1- and CUL4-associated factor 7 isoform X1, translating to MSLHGKRKEIYKYEAPWTVYAMNWSVRPDKRFRLALGSFVEEYNNKVQLVGLDEESSEFVCRNTFDHPYPTTKIMWIPDTKGVYPDLLATSGDYLRIWRVNDTETRLECLLNNNKNSDFCAPLTSFDWNEVDPNLLGTSSIDTTCTIWGLETGQVLGRVNLVSGHVKTQLIAHDKEVYDIAFSRAGGGRDMFASVGADGSVRMFDLRHLEHSTIIYEDPQHHPLLRLCWNKQDPNYLATMAMDGMEVVILDVRVPCTPVARLNNHRACVNGIAWAPHSSCHICTAVADDHQALIWDIQQMPRAIEDPILAYTAEGEINNVQWASTQPDWIAICYNNCLEILRV from the exons ATGTCTCTACACGGTAAAAGGAAAGAGATTTATAAATATGAAGCTCCATGGACCGTATACGCGATGAACTGGAGCGTCAGACCTGACAAGCGCTTCAGACTGGCGCTCGGCAGCTTCGTGGAGGAATACAACAACAAG GTGCAGCTGGTTGGTCTAGATGAGGAGAGCTCTGAGTTTGTGTGCAGGAATACATTTGATCACCCGTACCCCACCACCAAGATCATGTGGATCCCAGACACTAAAGGAGTCTACCCAGACCTGCTGGCCACCAGTGGGGATTACCTGCGCATCTGGAGG GTGAACGACACAGAGACTCGTCTTGAATGCCTtctgaacaacaacaaaaactcaGACTTCTGTGCTCCTCTAACTTCCTTCGACTGGAACGAGGTCGACCCCAACCTTCTGG GCACCTCCAGTATTGACACCACCTGCACTATCTGGGGTCTAGAGACGGGGCAGGTGCTGGGAAGAGTAAACCTGGTCTCTGGTCACGTCAAGACTCAGCTCATTGCTCACGACAAGGAG GTGTATGACATAGCATTCAGTCGTGCTGGAGGAGGCAGGGATATGTTTGCGTCTGTGGGAGCAGATGGCTCTGTGCGTATGTTTGACCTCCGTCACCTGGAACACAGCACCATCATCTACGAGGACCCACAGCACCACCCACTGCTCCGCCTCTGCTGGAACAAACAGGACCCCAACTACCTGGCCACCATGGCCATGGACGGCATGGAG GTGGTGATTCTGGACGTGCGTGTGCCGTGTACACCAGTGGCTCGGCTCAACAATCACCGTGCGTGTGTGAACGGCATCGCATGGGCTCCACATTCGTCTTGCCACATCTGTACTGCAG tagcggacGATCACCAGGCACTAATCTGGGACATCCAGCAGATGCCACGAGCGATCGAGGACCCCATCCTGGCGTACACGGCTGAGGGGGAGATCAACAACGTCCAGTGGGCGTCCACTCAGCCCGACTGGATTGCCATCTGCTACAACAACTGCTTGGAGATCCTGCGGGTTTAA